A segment of the Mycobacterium intracellulare ATCC 13950 genome:
CCGCATGGGGCCGGGCGGATAACAAGCCCCAGTTCATTCAGTCGCGACACGAGGAGATGAGCGCCTTCGAGGCGGTCGGCTACGCGAAGTTCACCGGCCGAGTGGGCGTCTGCGCGGCGACATCGGGCCCCGGCGCGGTCCACCTGCTCAACGGCCTCTACGACGCCAAACTCGACCATGTCCCGGTGGTGGCGATCGTCGGTCAAACCAACCGCAGCGCCATGGGCGGCAACTACCAGCAGGAGGTCGACCTGCTGAACCTGTTCAAGGACGTCGCCAGCGACTACGTCCAAATGGTCACCGTCCCCGAGCAATTGCCCAACGTGCTGGACCGCGCGATCCGCATCGCGATGACCCAGCGGGCGCCGACGGCGTTGATCATCCCCAGCGACGTCCAGGAGCTGCCGTACTCGCCGCCCGAGCACGCGTTCAAGATGGTGCCCTCCAGCCTGGGCATCGAGTACCCAGACATCGCCCCCGACGACGCCGCCATCGCGCGCGCCGCCGACGTCCTCAACGCCGGCAAGAAGGTCGCCATGCTGGTGGGCACCGGGGCGCGCGGGGCCCACGAAGAGCTGGCCGAGGTCGCCGACCTGCTCGGCGCCGGCGCGGCCAAGGCGCTGTTGGGCAAGGACGTCCTTTCGGACGAATTGCCTTGGGTCACAGGATCGATCGGGCTGCTGGGAACGCGGCCGAGCTACGAGCTGATGATGGGCTGCGACACGCTGCTCACCGTCGGATCCAGTTTCCCCTACACGCAGTTCTTGCCGCAGTTCGACCAGTGCCGGGCGGTGCAGATCGACATCGACGGGCGAATGATCGGGATGCGCTACCCGTACGAGGTCAACCTGGTCGCCGACGCGAAATCCGCACTGCGCGCCCTGATTCCGCACCTGCGCCGCAAGGAGGACCGGTCGTGGCGCGAAGGCGTCGAGAAGAACGTGGCGCGCTGGTGGGAGACGATGGACAAGGAAGCCATGGTCAGCGCCGACCCGATCAACCCCATGCGGCTGTTCTCCGAGCTGTCCCCGCAGCTGCCCGAGAACGCCATCGTCACAGCCGATTCCGGCTCGTCGGCCAACTGGTACGCGCGCAACCTGCGCTTCCGCGGCAACATGCGCGGCTCGCTGTCGGGGACGCTGGCGACGATGGGCCCCGGGGTTCCCTACGGCATCGGCGCGAAATTCGGCCACCCGGACCGGCCGGTCATCGTGTTCGCGGGCGACGGCGCCATGCAGATGAACGGCATGGCCGAGCTGATCACGATTAAGCGCTACTGGAGCGAGTGGAAAGACCCCCGCCTGATCATCGCGATCCTGCACAACAACGACCTCAACCAGGTGACCTGGGAGATGCGTGCGATGGCCGGCGCCCCGAAATTCGCGGAGTCCCAAAACCTTCCCGACGTCGACTTCGCCGCGTTCGCGGCCAGCCTGGGCCTGAACGCCATGGCGATCAAGGATCCGGACGAATTGTCCGACGCGTGGCGCAATGCCTTGTCGGCCGACCGCCCCACCGTGCTGGACGTCTTCACCGATCCCGACATGCCGCCCATCCCGCCGCACGCCACCTGGGAGCAGTTCAAGTCGGCCACCACCGCGGTGTTGTCCGGTGACGAGGACCGTGTGGGCTTCGTCAAGGTTGGCCTGAAAACCAAGATGCAGGAGTTCATGCCGCACAAGAAGAGCTGACCCGGCCGGGTCGGCCGAGCGGCTACGCCAGCCCGGAGCGGGCGATGCGCAGGTCGTCGACGAACGACTGGTAGACCTCGTCGCGGCGGTCGCTGCGGTCGCGCAACACCGACGACGGGTGCACGGTCGCCACCACGATGGGCTCGGGCGTCCTTGCGATGTCGACGGACTCCGGGAGCTTCAGCTCCCGGCCCCGCTGCTCGGAAACCCGAAAGGTGGTGCCCAGCAACGATTGTGCGGCCGTTGCCCCCAGGCACACGATGACCTCGGGCTGCACGGCCTCGATCTCGGCGATCAGCCAGGGCCGGCAGGCGACGACCTCGGTGCGGCCGGGCTTTTGGTGGATGCGCCGTTTGCCACCCTTGCGGGTGAACTTGAAATGCTTGACGGCGTTGGTCTGATAGGTGAGCACCGGGTCGATGCCGGCGTCTTCGAGCGCCCGGGCGAGCAGTCGGCCCGCCGGCCCGACGAACGGCTCACCGGCGCGGTCCTCCTGGTCACCGGGCTGCTCGCCCACCAACATGATCGGCGCCCCGGGATGCCCGTTGCCGAACACGGTTTGGGTGGCATCTTCGAAAAGCGCACAGCCGTGGCATGTTTCGGCCGCGCTGCGCAGCGCGTCGATGTCCCGCTCCTCGGGGAGATAGCGGTCGGCGCCGGGGGCCTTCGCGGTGGCTGTCATGAGAATGTGGCGGCGTGGGTACCCCCGCTCCCCCACCGAGCGGGGGTACCCAGCCTCGGGTGGCTCGTCAGCCCTTGCCCACGATGGCGTCGCGGGCACGGTCGAGCATCGCGGCGAACGGGCCCGCGGCCAGGTTGGCCACCTGTGATTCCACACCGGCGTGGGGCCGGGTGGGCGCGATGGCTTCGGCGAGCTGCGCGGCGCGGCCCATCCGTTCCAGCTCGTCGGCGCTCAATTCCTCGCCCAGCTTGGCGAATTCGTCGTGCTCCTCGTGCTCGGCGTGGTCGATCACCGCGTCGCGCAGCTTGGTCAACTCGCGGGTGAATTCCTCGCTGTCGACGTCGAGCTTTTCCAGCCGCTGCAGCACGGTCTTGGCCTCGTGCTCTTCGTGCAGCCGCTTGTCGACCACGGTGGTGCCATTGGCGATCTTGCGCTTGGCCCGCGGGTGAACGATTTCCTCCTCCGCGGTCTCGTGCACGGCGAGCAGCCGCCGAAGCTCGACGAAGGCCTTCTCCCGTGCTTCTCCGGACGCCGCCAGGGTGTCGGCGAACATCGCCTTGATCTGCTCGTGCTGACTGACGAGAAAGTCGACCACGTCGGTGGGCGACGTGATGGCGCGTGCCATGGTGTCCCTCCCATCTCCCTTGGTTCGACGCGCAGGGCTGCTGCGCGCTCACCGAAGCGGCTACCCGGCGAAATCGGCCATCAAACGGGTGTGGGCGCGCCCGGGTGGGGTATGTGTCCCTGGTCGTGGGCTACATTTCGGGCAGGTTCGGCCGCGAAGGAGGCACGGCGTGACCAACCCCCAGGACCCGTATTGGCAGAACCCGCTGAGTTACGACCCGCTCGGCCGGGTCCCCCCGATCGAGCCGATGGAGCCGATCGAGCCGCCGGCGGAACCGCCCGGGACCCCGCCGTACCGCCCGGCCGTCAACACCCTCGCGACGCTGTCACTGGTGTTCGCGTTCGTGTTCGCTCCCGCCGGAGCGGTTCTGGGGCACCTCGGGTTGGCGCGGATCCGGCGCACCGGCGAACTCGGCCGCGACCGCGCCCTGGTCGGGGTGACGCTGTCGTACGTGTTCATCCTGTTGGCGGTCGTCGCGCTGGCCGGATGGGCGACGCTGGGCGGGTCCACGTCGTCGCACCGGACGGCACGCGACTCGACCACGTCGGCCGGGCCGCCGCCCCCGACCGTCCCACCGGACACGATCACCACGCTGCTGCCCGGATTGGACGCGCTGCGGAACATCACCTCCGACGCGAACCTCGAGGTCGGTCCGACGTGGAACAGCCCCGGCCGCTCGGCGCAGGACGGCAGCATCGACCGCCCGGAATGCTGGGGAAGCATCGCCGCGGGCAGCCCGGACGCCTACACCCCGGGCTCCTTCACCGGGTATCACGCCGGCGAGTTCACCGACACGCGCAGCATGTTCAAGTCGATCCAAGTCATCCAGGGCGTGGCGGCGTTCCGCGATCCGGCCGGGGCGCAGTCCCAACTGGACACGCTGCTGTCCGGATGGCGCCAGTGCGGCGGCTCGACCGTCACCGTGACGGCTTCGGGTGGGCAGCCGATCAAGATGGCGGTGAGCGCTCCCGCCGACGCCGGCAACGGCATCACCACATTGGACCTGACGCCCAAGGGAATACAGGTGCGCTCGGCGCGAGCGGTCGCGGCCAAGGCCAACGTCGTCCTCGACCTGAACGTGTCGGCCAGCGGCACCACGGACAGCGAGCGCCCGCGGCTGGCCGCGGTCACCATCGCCAACTACATCCTCGGCAAGATTCCGGGCTGAGCGGCAGGCAAGGTCAGTGGCTCACGCGCGGCGACCCGCCGCGCCCGGCTCCGCCGCGCTTGCGATCGCCACCGGCTCACGCGTGGCGACCCGCCGCGCCCGGCTCCGCCGCGCTTGCGATCGCCACCGGCTCACGCGTGGCGACCCGCCGCGCCCGGCTCCGCCGCGCTTGCGATCGCCACTAGGCTGACCGGATGAAATACGTCGACGTCGACGGGGTCGGACGGGTCAGCCGGATCGGCTTGGGCACCTGGCAGTTCGGCTCGCGCGAATGGGGTTATGGCGACAGCTACGCCGCCGGCGCCGCGGGCGACATCGTGCGGCGCGCCCGAGCCCTGGGGGTGACGCTGTTCGACACCGCCGAGGTCTACGGGTTGGGCAAGAGCGAGCGGATCCTGGGCGAGGCGCTCGGCGACGAACGCGCCGAGGTGGCGGTGGCCAGCAAGATCATGCCGGTCGCTCCCTTCCCCGCCGTCGTCAGGCAACGCGCGCGAGCCAGCGCCCGGCGGCTGGGACTGGACCGCATCCCGCTGTACCAGATCCACCAGCCCAACCCGGTGGTGCCGGACTCGGTGATCATGCCGGGGATGCGGGACCTGCTGGACCGCGGGACGATCGGCGCGGCGGGCGTCTCGAACTATTCGCTGCAGCGATGGCAGAAGGCCGATACCGCGCTGGGCCGGCCGGTGATCAGCAACCAGGTGCATTTCTCGCTCGCCTATCCGAAGGCGCTCAAGAACCTGGTGCCTTTCGCCGAACGGGAGAACCGCATCGTGATCGCCTACAGCCCACTGGAGCAGGGACTGCTGGGCGGCAAGTACGGCGTCGACAACCGCCCCGGCGGCGTTCGCGCGATGAACTCGTTGTTCGGCACCGAGAACCTGCGCCGCGTCGAGCCGCTGCTGCAGTTGTTGCGCGACGTCGCAACGCAACTCGGCGCCAAGCCGGCACAGGTGGCGCTGGCCTGGTTGATCAGCTACCCGGGCGTGGTGGCCATCCCCGGCGCGTCCAGCGTCGAGCAGCTCGAGTTCAACGTCGCGGCCGCCGACATCGAGCTGCCGACCGAATCCCGTGACGCGCTCACCGAGGCGGCGCTGGCGTTCCGGCCGACGTCGGCGGCGCGCTTCCTCACCGACCT
Coding sequences within it:
- a CDS encoding hemerythrin domain-containing protein codes for the protein MARAITSPTDVVDFLVSQHEQIKAMFADTLAASGEAREKAFVELRRLLAVHETAEEEIVHPRAKRKIANGTTVVDKRLHEEHEAKTVLQRLEKLDVDSEEFTRELTKLRDAVIDHAEHEEHDEFAKLGEELSADELERMGRAAQLAEAIAPTRPHAGVESQVANLAAGPFAAMLDRARDAIVGKG
- a CDS encoding thiamine pyrophosphate-requiring protein — encoded protein: MSKQEVSDYLLERLRAWGVEHVFGYPGDGINGLLAAWGRADNKPQFIQSRHEEMSAFEAVGYAKFTGRVGVCAATSGPGAVHLLNGLYDAKLDHVPVVAIVGQTNRSAMGGNYQQEVDLLNLFKDVASDYVQMVTVPEQLPNVLDRAIRIAMTQRAPTALIIPSDVQELPYSPPEHAFKMVPSSLGIEYPDIAPDDAAIARAADVLNAGKKVAMLVGTGARGAHEELAEVADLLGAGAAKALLGKDVLSDELPWVTGSIGLLGTRPSYELMMGCDTLLTVGSSFPYTQFLPQFDQCRAVQIDIDGRMIGMRYPYEVNLVADAKSALRALIPHLRRKEDRSWREGVEKNVARWWETMDKEAMVSADPINPMRLFSELSPQLPENAIVTADSGSSANWYARNLRFRGNMRGSLSGTLATMGPGVPYGIGAKFGHPDRPVIVFAGDGAMQMNGMAELITIKRYWSEWKDPRLIIAILHNNDLNQVTWEMRAMAGAPKFAESQNLPDVDFAAFAASLGLNAMAIKDPDELSDAWRNALSADRPTVLDVFTDPDMPPIPPHATWEQFKSATTAVLSGDEDRVGFVKVGLKTKMQEFMPHKKS
- a CDS encoding UdgX family uracil-DNA binding protein (This protein belongs to the uracil DNA glycosylase superfamily, members of which act in excision repair of DNA. However, it belongs more specifically to UdgX branch, whose founding member was found to bind uracil in DNA (where it does not belong), without cleaving it, appears to promote DNA repair by a pathway involving RecA, rather than base excision.), with the translated sequence MTATAKAPGADRYLPEERDIDALRSAAETCHGCALFEDATQTVFGNGHPGAPIMLVGEQPGDQEDRAGEPFVGPAGRLLARALEDAGIDPVLTYQTNAVKHFKFTRKGGKRRIHQKPGRTEVVACRPWLIAEIEAVQPEVIVCLGATAAQSLLGTTFRVSEQRGRELKLPESVDIARTPEPIVVATVHPSSVLRDRSDRRDEVYQSFVDDLRIARSGLA
- a CDS encoding sensor domain-containing protein; this translates as MTNPQDPYWQNPLSYDPLGRVPPIEPMEPIEPPAEPPGTPPYRPAVNTLATLSLVFAFVFAPAGAVLGHLGLARIRRTGELGRDRALVGVTLSYVFILLAVVALAGWATLGGSTSSHRTARDSTTSAGPPPPTVPPDTITTLLPGLDALRNITSDANLEVGPTWNSPGRSAQDGSIDRPECWGSIAAGSPDAYTPGSFTGYHAGEFTDTRSMFKSIQVIQGVAAFRDPAGAQSQLDTLLSGWRQCGGSTVTVTASGGQPIKMAVSAPADAGNGITTLDLTPKGIQVRSARAVAAKANVVLDLNVSASGTTDSERPRLAAVTIANYILGKIPG
- a CDS encoding aldo/keto reductase produces the protein MKYVDVDGVGRVSRIGLGTWQFGSREWGYGDSYAAGAAGDIVRRARALGVTLFDTAEVYGLGKSERILGEALGDERAEVAVASKIMPVAPFPAVVRQRARASARRLGLDRIPLYQIHQPNPVVPDSVIMPGMRDLLDRGTIGAAGVSNYSLQRWQKADTALGRPVISNQVHFSLAYPKALKNLVPFAERENRIVIAYSPLEQGLLGGKYGVDNRPGGVRAMNSLFGTENLRRVEPLLQLLRDVATQLGAKPAQVALAWLISYPGVVAIPGASSVEQLEFNVAAADIELPTESRDALTEAALAFRPTSAARFLTDLAREKLGRR